A window of the Rhodoferax sp. GW822-FHT02A01 genome harbors these coding sequences:
- a CDS encoding HD domain-containing protein: protein MDTVAFTQMKDGTREEYVFLQKLEHDYIRALPERLLLALERLGGSLQGYKISRLEHSLQSATRAEDDGADIEMVVAALLHDLGDELAPENHSQFAASILRPFVRPEVTWVVEMHGLFQMQYYAHHYDKDVQGHLAYKDHRWFESCQRFCERYDQAAFDPAYPTKPPSHFEPMLREVFSRPAFAHPAQ, encoded by the coding sequence ATGGACACCGTTGCCTTTACCCAGATGAAAGATGGCACCCGCGAGGAGTACGTCTTTCTGCAGAAGCTGGAACACGACTACATCCGCGCCCTGCCCGAGCGACTGCTGCTGGCGCTGGAGCGCCTGGGCGGATCGCTGCAGGGTTACAAGATTTCCCGGCTGGAGCACTCCCTGCAAAGCGCAACCCGCGCCGAGGACGATGGTGCCGACATCGAGATGGTGGTGGCGGCCCTGCTGCACGACCTGGGCGATGAGCTGGCTCCCGAGAACCACTCGCAGTTTGCCGCCAGCATTCTGCGGCCCTTTGTGCGCCCCGAAGTGACCTGGGTGGTAGAGATGCACGGCCTGTTCCAGATGCAGTACTACGCGCACCACTACGACAAGGATGTGCAAGGCCACCTGGCGTACAAGGACCACCGCTGGTTTGAATCCTGCCAGCGCTTTTGCGAGCGCTACGACCAGGCCGCCTTCGACCCGGCCTACCCGACCAAGCCCCCGAGCCACTTTGAGCCCATGCTGCGCGAGGTGTTCAGCCGACCGGCATTTGCGCATCCAGCGCAATGA